From one Microbacterium sp. 10M-3C3 genomic stretch:
- a CDS encoding DUF3515 family protein, producing the protein MPSSFTLIAAAPHPPEALFELSLDIDAHVASLSPTGERAVGDPDRRVSATRLSTRIRRALVAALVVATAVTTSACSNTVSLEAARDANHPSCAALTVSLPQRVAGQDRRWTDAQATGAWGSPAAIIMTCGVEPTAPSELPCYDLGGVDWLALPQDESVQRAVTFGREPAVEVAVSRGSGIDFPRLEWRPETRERDQLVREQLRDLRAKYCDHWPFESA; encoded by the coding sequence GTGCCCTCCTCGTTCACGCTGATCGCAGCGGCGCCGCATCCGCCCGAGGCACTGTTCGAGCTGTCACTCGACATCGACGCCCACGTCGCGTCGCTCTCGCCCACGGGGGAGAGGGCGGTCGGCGACCCTGACCGTCGCGTGAGCGCGACGCGCTTGTCGACCCGCATCCGCCGCGCGCTCGTCGCGGCGCTGGTCGTCGCCACGGCCGTGACGACCAGCGCGTGCTCGAACACCGTCTCGCTCGAGGCGGCTCGCGACGCGAACCACCCGTCGTGCGCCGCGCTCACCGTCTCGCTGCCGCAGCGAGTCGCGGGGCAGGATCGGCGCTGGACGGATGCGCAGGCGACGGGCGCGTGGGGGAGTCCCGCCGCGATCATCATGACGTGCGGTGTCGAGCCCACAGCCCCGTCGGAACTCCCGTGCTACGACCTCGGCGGCGTCGACTGGCTGGCCCTCCCGCAGGACGAGAGTGTGCAACGCGCCGTCACCTTCGGACGCGAGCCCGCCGTGGAGGTCGCGGTCAGCCGCGGGTCGGGGATCGACTTCCCACGTCTGGAATGGCGCCCAGAGACTCGCGAACGAGATCAATTGGTACGCGAACAACTGCGGGACTTACGCGCCAAATATTGCGATCACTGGCCATTTGAATCGGCCTGA
- a CDS encoding S9 family peptidase translates to MRAADIEQLIGVGRPAVARDGAFAVFATSRPDIAANRNVGQLWRADLVSGAVRRLTAGVADAAPQLHPDDARVAFLRADGKGRRQVFVLPLDGGEAVQVTDAPLGVEAFAWSPDGARLAFTARVPEPGRYGSVDGLEAAAESPRRVDGVRWHANGLGYIADRPAQVFVVDAPDVFAEPSYEPAPRVRAEGEEAPSRRVVPAEALALTEGTTSWSGVVWSADGRDVLSVPDDIESARRDLRNRLVAIATDGSGTREVLGIDADLSLSDVAVADDGTVFVLANDVGASGVDFVAPGVALYVVEDGGPRVLTDPETVDLGEVGSAITFDGADALVQDRTRGRVRLLRVSREDAASEVLGGDVEVTGVGTGGGRVVVAVSTTDAFGELGVVEGGALRLLTDFGAAIRSAGVSQPREIVVDGRDGYAVHGWIATPEGDGPFPVILQIHGGPYASYGIHVFDETQVLVDAGYAVVYGNPRGSAGYGRAHGRAIRGAMGTVDSEDVLSLLDGAIAADPRLDGGRVGVMGGSYGGYLTAWIIAHDHRFAGAIVERGFLDPVSFQGTSDIGSFFGDEYVGTDPERIRAQSPMAVVGRVRTPTFVIHSELDFRCPLEQATRYYSALKRQGTEAEMLIFPGENHELTRGGQPRHRVERFDAVLDWWRRRLPTG, encoded by the coding sequence GTGCGCGCTGCGGATATCGAGCAGCTCATCGGCGTCGGCCGGCCGGCGGTCGCACGGGACGGCGCGTTCGCCGTCTTCGCGACCTCACGCCCCGACATCGCGGCCAACCGCAACGTCGGACAGCTGTGGCGCGCCGATCTGGTCTCCGGCGCGGTGCGCCGGCTCACCGCCGGTGTCGCGGATGCGGCGCCGCAGCTGCATCCGGATGACGCGCGCGTCGCGTTCCTGCGGGCCGACGGCAAGGGGCGGCGGCAGGTGTTCGTCCTGCCCCTCGACGGCGGGGAGGCGGTGCAGGTGACGGACGCGCCGCTCGGCGTGGAGGCGTTCGCGTGGTCGCCCGACGGTGCGAGGCTCGCGTTCACCGCGCGCGTCCCGGAGCCCGGCCGGTACGGCTCGGTCGACGGACTCGAGGCCGCGGCGGAGTCGCCGCGCCGGGTCGACGGGGTCCGCTGGCACGCGAACGGCCTCGGTTACATCGCCGACCGCCCCGCGCAGGTGTTCGTCGTCGACGCTCCCGACGTGTTCGCCGAGCCGTCGTACGAGCCCGCGCCGCGCGTGCGCGCGGAGGGGGAGGAGGCGCCGTCGCGGCGCGTCGTGCCCGCCGAGGCGCTCGCCCTGACCGAGGGCACGACGAGCTGGAGCGGCGTCGTGTGGTCGGCCGACGGACGCGACGTGCTCTCGGTGCCCGACGACATCGAGTCCGCACGCCGCGATCTGCGCAACCGGCTGGTCGCGATCGCCACAGACGGATCGGGCACGCGCGAGGTGCTCGGGATCGACGCCGATCTGTCGCTGTCGGATGTCGCCGTCGCCGACGACGGCACAGTGTTCGTGCTGGCGAACGACGTCGGTGCATCAGGCGTCGACTTCGTCGCACCCGGGGTGGCGCTGTACGTGGTGGAGGACGGTGGACCGCGCGTGCTGACCGACCCCGAGACGGTCGATCTCGGCGAGGTCGGCAGCGCGATCACCTTCGACGGCGCCGACGCACTCGTGCAGGATCGCACCCGGGGGCGCGTCCGGCTGCTGCGCGTGTCGCGCGAGGACGCTGCATCCGAGGTGCTCGGCGGCGACGTCGAGGTCACGGGTGTCGGCACGGGAGGCGGCCGCGTCGTCGTCGCCGTCTCCACGACTGACGCGTTCGGCGAGCTCGGTGTGGTCGAGGGTGGCGCGCTGCGCCTCCTGACGGACTTCGGGGCCGCGATCCGCTCCGCCGGTGTCTCCCAGCCGCGCGAGATCGTCGTCGACGGCCGCGACGGCTATGCCGTGCACGGCTGGATCGCGACCCCGGAGGGCGACGGTCCGTTCCCGGTGATCCTCCAGATCCACGGCGGCCCGTATGCCTCGTACGGCATCCACGTGTTCGACGAGACGCAGGTGCTCGTCGACGCGGGGTACGCGGTCGTCTACGGCAACCCCCGCGGCAGTGCGGGATACGGCCGGGCGCACGGACGCGCCATCCGCGGGGCGATGGGCACCGTCGACTCGGAGGACGTCCTGTCGCTCCTGGACGGCGCGATCGCGGCGGACCCGCGGCTCGACGGCGGCCGCGTCGGCGTCATGGGCGGGTCGTACGGCGGCTACCTCACGGCATGGATCATCGCGCACGACCACCGCTTCGCCGGCGCCATCGTCGAACGCGGCTTCCTCGACCCCGTGTCGTTCCAGGGCACGAGCGACATCGGCTCCTTCTTCGGCGATGAGTACGTCGGCACCGATCCGGAGCGCATCCGCGCGCAGAGCCCCATGGCGGTCGTGGGTCGGGTGCGCACACCCACGTTCGTGATCCACTCCGAACTCGACTTCCGGTGCCCGCTGGAGCAGGCGACGCGCTACTACTCCGCGCTGAAGCGTCAGGGCACCGAGGCGGAGATGCTGATCTTCCCCGGTGAGAACCACGAGCTCACGCGCGGGGGCCAGCCGCGGCACCGCGTCGAGCGGTTCGACGCGGTGCTGGACTGGTGGCGCCGGAGGCTTCCGACCGGCTGA
- a CDS encoding SDR family oxidoreductase, whose protein sequence is MSQILPPDSLRGKTALVTGSSRGIGADTVRYLAEAGANVVINYRNKAPRAEKLATELRSLGVEVLVVGADLTDETSVQAMFSEVERAFGGLDVLVLNASGGMEAGMAEDYALQLNRDAQVRVLTTALPLLGSGARVVFVTSHQAHFIRSTPTMPEYEPVALSKRAGEDALREMIPQLQERGIGFVVVSGDMIEGTITATLLERSNPGAIASRRESAGRLYNVSEFAAEVARAAIDPVPADHTRLVGDTSSFGEA, encoded by the coding sequence GTGTCCCAGATCCTCCCGCCCGACTCCCTCCGCGGCAAGACCGCGCTCGTGACCGGATCCTCCCGCGGCATCGGCGCCGACACGGTGCGCTACCTCGCGGAGGCCGGCGCCAACGTCGTCATCAACTACCGCAACAAGGCGCCGCGCGCCGAGAAGCTCGCGACGGAGCTGCGCAGCCTGGGCGTCGAGGTGCTGGTCGTCGGCGCCGACCTCACCGACGAGACCTCGGTGCAGGCGATGTTCAGCGAGGTCGAGCGCGCCTTCGGCGGCCTCGACGTGCTGGTGCTGAACGCGTCGGGCGGCATGGAGGCCGGCATGGCCGAGGACTACGCGCTGCAGCTGAACCGCGACGCGCAGGTGCGCGTGCTGACGACCGCCCTCCCGCTGCTGGGTTCGGGCGCCCGCGTCGTGTTCGTCACGAGCCATCAGGCGCACTTCATCCGCAGCACGCCGACCATGCCGGAGTACGAGCCCGTCGCCCTCTCCAAGCGTGCGGGCGAGGACGCCCTGCGCGAGATGATCCCGCAGCTCCAAGAACGCGGCATCGGGTTCGTCGTCGTCTCGGGCGACATGATCGAGGGCACGATCACGGCGACGCTGCTCGAGCGCTCCAACCCGGGCGCCATCGCGTCGCGCCGCGAGTCGGCCGGCCGGCTCTACAACGTGTCGGAGTTCGCCGCCGAGGTCGCGCGGGCTGCGATCGACCCGGTTCCCGCCGACCACACCCGGCTCGTCGGCGACACGTCGTCGTTCGGCGAGGCCTGA
- a CDS encoding SPFH domain-containing protein, whose amino-acid sequence MSATDVVPALIGWVLAAAVLIFVLVVIFRSIRIIPQANAGIVERLGRYHKTLMPGLNLLVPFIDRLRPLIDMREQVVSFPPQPVITEDNLVVSIDTVVYFQVTDARAATYEIANYLGAVEQLTTTTLRNVVGGLNLEEALTSRDEINGQLRVVLDEATGKWGIRVSRVELKAIDPPVSIQDSMEKQMRAERDRRAAILTAEGSKQSQILEAEGRRQAEILRAEGDKQAAVLRAQGESEAIQMVFQAIHAGGPDEGLLAYQYLQTLPKISESPSSKLWIIPSELTEALKGIGDAFGGRAETPRAGRVPATRPPSSGIADEAVAAARQAASDAGDIAAEAASGVPAGPGDAPGVATDTTPPSPDAPR is encoded by the coding sequence ATGAGCGCGACCGATGTCGTCCCGGCCCTGATCGGATGGGTGCTCGCCGCCGCCGTCCTGATCTTCGTGCTCGTGGTGATCTTCCGCAGCATCCGGATCATCCCGCAGGCCAACGCCGGCATCGTGGAGCGCCTCGGGCGCTATCACAAGACCCTCATGCCGGGCCTGAACCTCCTCGTGCCCTTCATCGACCGGCTGCGTCCGCTCATCGACATGCGCGAGCAGGTCGTGTCCTTCCCGCCGCAGCCGGTGATCACGGAGGACAACCTCGTCGTCTCGATCGACACGGTCGTGTACTTCCAGGTCACCGACGCGCGCGCCGCGACGTACGAGATCGCCAACTACCTCGGCGCCGTCGAGCAGTTGACCACAACGACCCTGCGCAACGTCGTCGGCGGTCTGAATCTCGAGGAGGCGCTGACCAGCCGCGATGAGATCAACGGCCAGCTGCGCGTCGTGCTCGACGAGGCGACCGGCAAGTGGGGCATCCGCGTCTCCCGCGTCGAGCTCAAGGCCATCGACCCGCCCGTGTCGATCCAGGACTCGATGGAGAAGCAGATGCGCGCCGAGCGCGACCGGCGTGCCGCGATCCTCACCGCCGAGGGCTCGAAACAGTCGCAGATCCTCGAGGCCGAGGGACGCCGGCAGGCGGAGATCCTGCGTGCGGAGGGCGACAAGCAGGCGGCGGTCCTGCGCGCGCAGGGCGAGTCCGAGGCCATCCAGATGGTGTTCCAGGCGATTCACGCCGGTGGCCCGGACGAGGGGCTCCTGGCTTACCAGTACCTGCAGACGCTCCCCAAGATCAGCGAGAGCCCGTCGAGCAAGCTGTGGATCATCCCGAGCGAGCTCACCGAGGCGCTCAAGGGCATCGGCGACGCGTTCGGCGGCCGCGCGGAGACGCCGCGCGCAGGACGCGTCCCGGCGACCCGCCCGCCGTCCTCCGGCATCGCGGACGAAGCAGTGGCGGCCGCCCGCCAGGCCGCATCGGATGCGGGCGACATCGCGGCGGAGGCGGCGTCGGGCGTTCCTGCCGGCCCCGGTGACGCCCCGGGCGTCGCGACGGATACCACGCCGCCCTCCCCCGACGCTCCTCGGTGA
- a CDS encoding AEC family transporter → MIEILTGFAVVGLAVAVGYVIARTNLLGDGARIVLSRLTFFVLSPFLLFSILAQADLRTLFSALLPVSALAALSMFAVFTVIAVLFLRRGLGETVVGATAGGYVNANNIGIPLSLYILGDAAYSAPVVLVQLLVFMPIALALLDAATSGARSVRRILRQTFRNPMLWGAGAGVLVAVAGVDLPPLVLDPVQLIAGAGVPVLLISYGMSLHGQRVLSTVGRRADVLVASTLKLLVMPLAAWLWALAFSLPPEQVRIVVVLAALPTAQNVFLFAQRYGVGEITARDTIFVTTVGCVPVLFLAATLLA, encoded by the coding sequence ATGATCGAGATCCTCACCGGTTTCGCGGTCGTCGGACTGGCCGTCGCCGTCGGGTACGTCATCGCCCGGACGAACCTGCTCGGCGACGGAGCGCGCATCGTCCTGAGTCGACTGACGTTCTTCGTGCTGTCGCCCTTCCTGCTGTTCTCGATCCTCGCTCAGGCCGACCTGCGCACGCTCTTCTCCGCGCTTCTGCCCGTCTCGGCTCTCGCCGCCCTGTCGATGTTCGCCGTCTTCACCGTCATCGCCGTGCTCTTCCTCCGGCGCGGCCTCGGCGAGACCGTCGTCGGCGCCACGGCGGGCGGCTACGTGAACGCGAACAACATCGGCATCCCGCTGTCGCTGTACATCCTCGGCGACGCGGCCTACTCGGCGCCGGTCGTGCTGGTGCAGCTGCTCGTCTTCATGCCGATCGCTCTGGCGCTGCTGGATGCCGCGACCTCCGGCGCACGCTCGGTTCGGCGCATCCTCCGCCAGACCTTCCGCAACCCGATGCTGTGGGGCGCGGGCGCGGGCGTCCTCGTCGCCGTCGCCGGTGTCGACCTGCCGCCCCTCGTGCTCGACCCCGTGCAGCTGATCGCGGGCGCGGGCGTCCCGGTCCTCCTGATCTCCTACGGCATGTCGCTCCACGGGCAGCGCGTCCTGTCCACCGTCGGCCGCCGCGCCGACGTCCTCGTCGCGTCGACCCTGAAGCTCCTCGTCATGCCGCTCGCGGCATGGTTGTGGGCGCTGGCATTCTCCCTACCTCCCGAGCAGGTGCGCATCGTCGTCGTCCTCGCCGCGCTGCCCACGGCCCAGAACGTGTTCCTGTTCGCCCAGCGCTACGGTGTCGGTGAGATCACCGCGCGCGACACGATCTTCGTCACGACCGTCGGGTGCGTACCCGTCCTCTTCCTCGCAGCGACCCTCCTGGCCTGA
- a CDS encoding serine/threonine-protein kinase, protein MTDVTDSSATPAVGAVLDERYRLDGVLGRGGYATVFRARDLHLDRDVAVKVFAAAAADTTDAARVASETRLLASLTHPSLVTLFDAHLESTPAYLVMELIDGPTLAARIARGPLSPGDTAVLAGELGEALHVIHDRGIVHRDIKPSNVLLRPSAIPTAPPRATLADFGIASLVDSAKVTVTGTLVGTAAYLSPEQARGERAGTPTDVYALGLVLLEALTGRRAYPQATPHEALAARLVAPPRIPDEVPADWRGLLSAMTALEPAHRPDAHAVVRAADRLRSPSPSPLADATDRTRVLPPADAAPTAQTKVLPSAGPAAPPAARRLPRWVPIALIVAAVVVLGGIATALVAPTLAASSPDPAPTLPALPAPFDDHFRQLLEEVQE, encoded by the coding sequence GTGACCGACGTGACGGATTCCTCGGCGACGCCTGCGGTCGGCGCCGTGCTCGACGAGCGCTACCGCCTGGACGGCGTGCTCGGCCGTGGCGGCTATGCGACGGTGTTCCGCGCCCGCGATCTGCATCTCGACCGCGATGTCGCCGTCAAGGTGTTCGCCGCCGCGGCCGCCGACACGACCGACGCCGCCCGTGTCGCCTCCGAGACGCGTCTGCTCGCGTCGCTCACGCACCCGTCGCTTGTGACGCTGTTCGACGCGCATCTGGAGAGCACGCCGGCGTACCTCGTGATGGAGCTCATCGACGGACCGACGCTCGCCGCGCGGATCGCGCGCGGTCCCCTGAGCCCGGGCGACACCGCGGTGCTCGCCGGCGAGCTGGGCGAGGCGCTGCACGTCATCCACGACCGCGGAATCGTCCACCGCGACATCAAGCCGTCGAACGTCCTACTCCGTCCCTCGGCGATCCCGACCGCGCCGCCGCGTGCGACCCTCGCCGACTTCGGCATCGCGTCGCTCGTCGACTCCGCGAAGGTCACGGTCACCGGAACGCTCGTCGGCACCGCCGCGTACCTCAGCCCCGAGCAGGCGCGCGGCGAACGCGCCGGCACGCCGACCGACGTCTATGCGCTCGGTCTCGTCCTGCTCGAAGCGCTCACCGGGCGGCGCGCCTACCCGCAGGCGACGCCGCACGAGGCGCTCGCTGCACGCCTGGTCGCACCGCCGCGCATCCCCGATGAGGTGCCGGCCGACTGGCGCGGCCTCCTTTCGGCCATGACCGCTCTCGAGCCTGCACACCGCCCGGATGCGCACGCCGTCGTGCGCGCGGCCGACCGGCTGCGCTCCCCCTCCCCTTCTCCCCTCGCCGATGCGACCGACCGCACGCGCGTGCTGCCGCCCGCGGATGCGGCGCCGACGGCGCAGACGAAGGTCCTCCCCTCTGCCGGACCCGCCGCTCCCCCGGCCGCCCGACGCCTTCCGCGCTGGGTGCCCATCGCGCTCATCGTCGCGGCCGTCGTCGTCCTCGGCGGCATCGCGACGGCCCTGGTCGCGCCGACGCTGGCGGCCTCGTCGCCGGACCCGGCGCCGACTCTGCCGGCGCTGCCCGCACCCTTCGACGACCACTTCCGCCAGCTCCTCGAGGAGGTGCAGGAATGA
- a CDS encoding NfeD family protein has translation MELLQIVEQWAWIGWLVLMLVFLVIEMLTLDLTFLMLSIGGLAGLGSDLLGAPLWLQVILAAAVAAVLLLTLRPPLLRRLHRASDTSPSNIEALLGIEGRVVSTVSGVGGQVKLANGDVWTARTEADGELEPGSAIRVARIDGATAVVRPRPEGGAE, from the coding sequence ATGGAGCTACTCCAGATCGTCGAGCAGTGGGCGTGGATCGGCTGGCTCGTCCTCATGCTGGTGTTCCTCGTGATCGAGATGCTCACCCTCGATCTGACGTTCCTGATGCTCTCGATCGGCGGTCTCGCCGGTCTCGGCTCCGACCTTCTCGGCGCACCGCTGTGGCTTCAGGTCATCCTCGCCGCCGCGGTCGCCGCGGTCCTGCTGCTGACCCTTCGCCCGCCGCTGCTTCGCCGACTGCATCGCGCGTCCGACACGAGTCCGTCCAACATCGAGGCGCTGCTCGGCATCGAGGGCCGCGTCGTGTCCACCGTGTCGGGCGTCGGCGGGCAGGTGAAGCTCGCGAACGGCGACGTCTGGACCGCGCGCACCGAGGCGGACGGAGAACTCGAACCGGGGTCCGCGATCCGCGTGGCCCGCATCGACGGGGCGACCGCCGTGGTACGCCCCCGCCCCGAGGGAGGCGCCGAATGA
- a CDS encoding DUF308 domain-containing protein: MSTDSSARTALRALRTALLVSGIVSVVVGLLILIWPGRTAQVAVGIIAVYAIVAGLVYAAMGLFSRAQGTWSRVGHIVLGVLFVIAGIVALSNIAAATVSFAVFIGVFLGIVWIVEGVVALTTLGAAGTRGWTIFFAIVSILAGIVLLFSPLYVAVLWIFVGVSLLVLGVFQLVRAATLARGL; the protein is encoded by the coding sequence ATGTCGACCGACTCCTCCGCCCGCACCGCTCTCCGGGCCCTGCGCACCGCACTCCTCGTCAGCGGCATCGTCTCTGTGGTCGTGGGGCTGCTCATCCTCATCTGGCCCGGCCGCACCGCTCAGGTCGCGGTCGGCATCATCGCGGTCTACGCGATCGTCGCCGGCCTCGTCTATGCGGCGATGGGCCTGTTCTCGCGCGCGCAGGGCACGTGGTCGCGCGTCGGCCACATCGTGCTCGGCGTCCTGTTCGTCATCGCGGGCATCGTCGCGCTGTCGAACATCGCCGCTGCGACCGTGAGCTTCGCCGTCTTCATCGGCGTCTTCCTCGGCATTGTCTGGATCGTCGAAGGCGTGGTCGCGCTGACAACCCTCGGGGCGGCCGGGACGCGCGGATGGACGATCTTCTTCGCGATCGTCAGCATCCTGGCCGGTATCGTGCTGCTCTTCTCGCCGCTGTACGTCGCCGTGCTCTGGATCTTCGTCGGCGTCTCGCTGCTCGTGCTGGGTGTCTTCCAGCTCGTCCGCGCCGCCACCCTCGCGCGCGGTCTCTGA
- a CDS encoding RHS repeat-associated core domain-containing protein, whose translation MVLVPGLPRLAGHDGPGEHGEREPCGESVRFCDRGARFGLRQDRYYNGLSTLNGSLGGGWQSNNGANDIGVVAVAGSYVDYFAVNGAKFRFTWNGSAYVGPAGSNLTITRDTASSTARYVVESNKTGEKWKFSTSGWLTSTVDRNGVGETYSYGSGATAGKITSVVAANGRGYTFTYTSGNLTSVTDSAGRAQTYEYDTANRLTEVTTADDKVSTYTYDSTGRLESLTVPSAAAATTTVWFTYDSSHRVTLIEQQPEIETSFAYTSGQTVVTDSNDHPATYTIDSQGRVTAAKDALNRTQSQTWTANSDIATSTDAFATGNITTYTYDGNNNQTGAQLPTGAAASAVYAVGANCSAPNTGTAYQPKCSTDDAGNKKQYQYDPAGNLTKQTDTTTSTAVTEFERTYDNNGTVECGGFAGQVCTTKDGNGNVTSYTYNTAGDLTTVTPPSPLGATTYTYDSLGRVTSVTDGKGDTTSYDYDVRDRIILTTFDNGDTLTSEYYDNGLEHYRTDSAGGQLHFDYDHQGRITAQNGPRSGIDQTFSYDEVGNMLTSSIDSGNGPETTTYTYDAADQLTLLQEQGHTCPAECVAFEYDANGAETKRTLSGGATTVTTRDNSGRPTRITAKDAAAATAVDIGYSYTPTGGTGDRANIQSRTAYKEQGLTAGAVTGYTYDSRNRLTLAQEKAGVTTTASCAYSYDNNGNSTQQVRAGSTGATAGTINYTNNAVNQITIATGQTTTFTYDAAGNQTRNGLTGTTATFGDRGQQTQLGSTSSGYFAAGNTDRLSQGTITFNNGALGLMQRTNGSTTYSFARTPAGQAVGFLSSSSHNHYYYVHDSLGFVVGVFDAAGSYRGGCTYSPYGEARTTGTNSAVTANPLRYIGEHHDGNGIYKLGARYYDTSLGRFTQTDPSGQESHPYGYAGCNPINGKDPSGLISQACADDLASIYGSLISAALSLAALVGYSSTGIGLVLGALYAINFILNTTQAAFALASATRSCA comes from the coding sequence GTGGTTCTCGTTCCAGGACTTCCCCGTCTCGCCGGACACGACGGTCCGGGTGAACACGGCGAACGGGAACCTTGTGGTGAAAGCGTCCGATTCTGCGATCGCGGTGCCCGGTTCGGGCTGCGGCAGGACCGGTACTACAACGGGCTCTCCACTCTGAACGGGAGTCTGGGCGGGGGCTGGCAGAGCAACAACGGCGCGAACGACATCGGGGTCGTTGCCGTCGCGGGCAGCTACGTGGATTACTTTGCCGTCAACGGCGCGAAGTTCCGATTCACCTGGAACGGGTCAGCGTACGTCGGCCCGGCGGGGTCGAACTTGACGATTACCAGGGACACCGCGTCTTCGACTGCCCGGTACGTGGTGGAGTCGAACAAGACCGGGGAGAAGTGGAAGTTCTCTACGAGCGGTTGGTTGACCTCGACTGTGGATCGCAATGGGGTCGGTGAGACATACAGCTACGGCTCGGGTGCGACCGCGGGGAAGATCACCAGCGTGGTGGCAGCCAACGGCCGCGGCTACACGTTCACGTACACCAGCGGCAACCTCACCTCCGTGACCGATTCCGCTGGCCGCGCTCAGACATACGAGTACGACACCGCTAACCGGCTCACCGAGGTCACCACTGCGGATGACAAGGTGTCGACGTACACCTACGACTCCACCGGCCGCCTCGAATCGCTCACCGTGCCCAGCGCAGCAGCAGCGACCACCACCGTGTGGTTCACGTACGACTCCTCACACCGGGTCACGCTGATCGAGCAGCAACCGGAGATCGAGACCAGCTTCGCCTACACCTCGGGGCAGACGGTGGTGACGGACTCCAACGATCACCCCGCCACCTACACGATCGATTCCCAGGGGCGGGTGACCGCCGCGAAGGACGCACTGAACCGCACTCAGTCGCAGACCTGGACGGCGAACAGCGATATCGCCACGTCCACCGACGCATTCGCGACCGGCAACATCACCACCTACACGTACGACGGCAACAACAACCAGACCGGCGCGCAGCTGCCCACCGGCGCCGCCGCATCCGCCGTGTACGCGGTAGGCGCGAACTGTTCCGCACCGAACACGGGCACGGCGTACCAGCCGAAGTGCTCGACCGATGACGCGGGGAACAAGAAGCAGTATCAGTACGACCCGGCTGGCAACCTGACCAAGCAGACCGACACCACCACGAGCACGGCGGTGACCGAGTTCGAGCGCACCTATGACAACAACGGCACTGTCGAGTGCGGCGGGTTCGCAGGACAGGTCTGCACGACGAAAGACGGCAACGGCAACGTCACCTCGTACACCTACAACACCGCCGGTGACCTCACCACGGTGACCCCGCCCTCCCCTCTGGGAGCGACCACCTACACGTACGATTCGCTCGGCCGCGTCACCTCCGTCACCGACGGGAAGGGCGATACCACCAGCTACGACTACGACGTGCGCGACCGCATCATCCTCACCACGTTCGATAACGGCGACACCCTCACAAGCGAGTACTACGACAACGGGCTCGAGCATTACCGCACGGACTCCGCCGGCGGTCAACTGCATTTCGACTACGACCACCAAGGGCGCATCACCGCGCAAAACGGCCCCCGCTCCGGAATCGATCAGACCTTCAGCTACGACGAGGTCGGCAACATGCTCACCTCGTCGATCGACTCCGGCAATGGGCCGGAAACCACGACCTACACGTACGACGCAGCCGACCAGCTCACCCTCCTACAGGAGCAGGGACACACCTGCCCGGCCGAGTGCGTCGCGTTCGAGTACGACGCCAACGGCGCTGAAACCAAACGCACCCTCTCCGGTGGCGCGACCACCGTCACCACCCGCGACAACTCCGGCCGCCCCACCCGCATCACCGCGAAAGACGCGGCAGCGGCCACGGCCGTGGACATCGGCTACTCCTACACACCCACCGGGGGCACCGGCGACCGCGCCAACATCCAATCCCGCACCGCGTACAAGGAGCAAGGCCTCACCGCCGGGGCGGTCACCGGTTACACGTACGACTCCCGCAACCGCCTCACCCTCGCCCAAGAGAAGGCCGGGGTCACGACCACCGCGTCCTGCGCATACTCCTACGACAACAACGGCAACAGCACCCAGCAAGTCCGCGCCGGTAGCACCGGCGCCACCGCCGGAACCATCAACTACACCAACAACGCGGTCAACCAGATCACCATAGCGACCGGGCAGACCACCACGTTCACCTACGACGCGGCCGGCAACCAGACCCGCAACGGCCTGACCGGCACCACCGCGACATTCGGGGACCGCGGCCAGCAAACACAACTCGGCAGCACCAGCAGCGGCTACTTCGCCGCCGGGAACACCGACCGCCTCTCCCAAGGCACGATCACGTTCAACAACGGCGCCCTCGGGCTAATGCAACGCACCAACGGCTCGACCACCTACTCGTTCGCGCGCACACCCGCCGGGCAAGCCGTGGGCTTCCTCAGCAGCTCCAGCCACAACCACTACTACTACGTCCACGACAGCCTCGGCTTCGTCGTCGGCGTCTTCGACGCCGCCGGCAGCTACCGCGGCGGCTGCACGTACAGCCCTTACGGCGAAGCCCGCACCACCGGCACCAACAGCGCCGTCACCGCCAACCCCCTCCGCTACATCGGAGAACACCACGACGGCAACGGCATCTACAAACTCGGCGCCCGCTACTACGACACCAGCCTCGGCCGATTCACCCAGACCGACCCCAGCGGTCAGGAATCGCACCCTTACGGATACGCCGGCTGCAACCCCATCAACGGGAAGGATCCGTCAGGGCTGATCTCTCAAGCTTGCGCCGACGACCTGGCCTCGATATACGGCAGCCTGATCTCCGCGGCGCTCAGTCTGGCAGCCCTCGTAGGCTACTCATCCACAGGAATCGGGCTAGTCTTGGGCGCCCTCTACGCGATCAACTTCATACTGAACACCACCCAGGCCGCCTTCGCGCTGGCGAGCGCGACCCGCTCCTGCGCGTAG